One part of the Dioscorea cayenensis subsp. rotundata cultivar TDr96_F1 chromosome 2, TDr96_F1_v2_PseudoChromosome.rev07_lg8_w22 25.fasta, whole genome shotgun sequence genome encodes these proteins:
- the LOC120272049 gene encoding protein TIC 62, chloroplastic-like, translating to MVAELMACMAKNTRLSYCKVVEAIAETTAPLTPIEELLAKMPSKRELPPEPPIPAPKPEDVAQSEASKPRPLSPYSMYDDLKPPTSPTPTPSSSLDLQEKEQSKNSHLKKTPTSFSLHCVSKQCSF from the exons ATG GTCGCCGAACTCATGGCATGCATGGCAAAAAATACAAGGCTTTCTTACTGCAAAGTTGTGGAAGCAATCGCTGAAACAACTGCACCTTTAACTCCCATAGAAGAGCTTCTTGCCAAGATGCCTTCAAAAAGG GAGCTACCTCCTGAACCTCCCATTCCTGCTCCTAAACCTGAGGATGTTGCTCAATCAGAAGCTTCAAAGCCAAGGCCACTTTCCCCTTACTCTAT GTATGATGATTTGAAGCCACCAACATCCCCCACTCCAACACCAAGCAGTTCTCTTGATCTTCAAGAGAAGGAACAAAGCAAAAATTCACACCTCAAAAAAACACCAACCTCTTTCTCCTTACACTGTGTAAGCAAACAATGCTCTTTTTAG